In Jannaschia sp. W003, the genomic stretch GGCGGGTCATGCCGACCTTCTTCGCGATCACTCCGGAACGAAGCATGGTGCGACCTCCCCTCAGACCTTGATCTCGACGTCCACGCCGGCGGCGAGGTCGAGCTTCATCAGCGCGTCCACCGTCTGGGGCGTGGGGTCGACGATGTCGAGCAGGCGCTTGTGGGTGCGGATCTCCCACTGGTCGCGGCTCTTCTTGTCGATGTGCGGGCCGCGCAGCACGGTGAAGCGCTCGATCTTGTTGGGCAGCGGGATCGGCCCGCGGACCTGGGCTCCGGTGCGCTTGGCGGTGCTCACGATCTCCTGCGTGCTGCTATCGAGCACGCGGTAGTCGAACGCCTTGAGCCGGATGCGGATGTTCTGGCTTTTCATGGGTGTCGCCTGACAGGACGGCCGCGCGCCGATGGGGCGCCAGGGCCGTCGTTCGAGTCGAGAGGAGGGCGGCGGCTCATCCGGCGCCCTCGTCGGACCCTGACGGAAAACGGGGGCCGCTGGGCGGCCCCGTCCGTGGATGGGCGCCCTTAGACCGCGCGGACGGGGCGCGCAAGGGCTCAGCGCAGACTTCGCGCGGCCTCGGCCCAGATCGCGGGGATCGCCGCCCAGAGCGCGGGGCGCGCGGCCCGGACCTGTCCGCTCGGATGGGCGGACGTGGCGAGGTGCAGCCCCCGCCCCTCGAGCATCCCGCGTGCGCGCTCGGCCTGCCGCCCCACCATCACCGTGACCCGGAGCCGAGGCAGGAGGGCGAGCGTGGCGGGCAGCGCGGCCAGCCCGCGTGCGCGCTCCGCCGCGGTGAAGCGGATGGTGCCGTTCCAGAACGGGACCGTGTTCCAGATCGCCACGTCGGCGCGGGCGATCCCGGCCTCGCCGAGGAAGCGCCGGACGGCCGCGGCGGTGGGATCGGGGTTGTCCTGCGACACGAAGCCGGTGCGCGCGGCGCCGGGACCGGGCTTCTCCATCAGCAGGAGGAGGCGCGCGCCGGTGCCTCCGTCGAGCGGGTCGAAGTCGGGCACCGCATCGCCGGGCAGCCCCTCGCGCCGCAGCTTCTCCGCGTGCCGCGCCAGGGGGGCTGCATGGGACAGGCCGAGAAGTGTGCGGCGGCGCTCGGCCTCGGCGGGATCGGCGAGGTTGGGGGGACTGGGCATTCCGGAGAGGTAGGGTGCGTCTGCTACGCGGTCACGAATGCTGAAAGGGCCGCCCCTTTCGGGACGGCCCTTCGTTGTGCCTGGCGGCGACCGGGTGGCTCTCGGGAGGGTGCTTGCGCACCCCCCTGCCGCCTCGCCCGCGTCCACCTCACGTGGCAAGGCCCCCGTGCGGGGGCCTTGCACTGCCGGGGTGGGCAGACTTCGCTTCGCGAAGTCGCCCTATTCCACGATCTTCGACACCACGCCGGCGCCGACGGTGCGGCCGCCCTCGCGGATGGCGAAGCGCAGGCCCTGCTCCATGGCGATCGGCGCGATCAGCTCGACGTTGAACTTCAGGTTGTCGCCCGGCATCACCATCTCGGTGCCCGAGGGAAGCTCCACCGTGCCCGTCACGTCCGTGGTGCGGAAGTAGAACTGCGGACGGTAGTTCGCGAAGAACGGCGTGTGGCGGCCGCCCTCCTCCTTCGTCAGGATGTAGGCCTCGGCCTCGAACTTCGTGTGCGGCTTCACCGAGCCGGGCTTGCACAGGACCTGCCCGCGCTCCACGCCCTCGCGGTCGATGCCGCGCAGCAGCGCCCCGATGTTGTCGCCCGCCTCGCCGCGGTCGAGCAGCTTGCGGAACATCTCCACGCCCGTGCAGGTCGTGGTCTTGGTGTCGCGGATGCCCACGATCTCGATGCTATCGCCCACGTTGATCACGCCGCGCTCGACGCGCCCCGTCACCACCGTGCCGCGGCCCGAGATCGAGAACACGTCCTCGATCGGCATCAGGAACGGCTGGTCCACGGCGCGCTCGGGCGTCGGGATCCACTCGTCCACGGCCTCCATCAGCGCGCGGATCGAGTTCTCGCCGATCGCCTCGTCGCGGCCCTCCATCGCGGCCAGGGCCGAGCCCTTCACGATCGGAATGTCGTCGCCGGGGTAGTCGTAGGACGACAGCAGCTCGCGGATCTCCATCTCGACGAGCTCGAGCAGCTCCTCGTCGTCGACCTGGTCCACCTTGTTCATGTAGACGACCATGGTCGGGATGCCGACCTGGCGCCCCAGCAGGATGTGCTCGCGCGTCTGCGGCATCGGGCCGTCGGCCGCGTTCACCACCAGGATCGCGCCGTCCATCTGCGCGGCGCCCGTGA encodes the following:
- the rpsJ gene encoding 30S ribosomal protein S10, translating into MKSQNIRIRLKAFDYRVLDSSTQEIVSTAKRTGAQVRGPIPLPNKIERFTVLRGPHIDKKSRDQWEIRTHKRLLDIVDPTPQTVDALMKLDLAAGVDVEIKV
- a CDS encoding uracil-DNA glycosylase; the protein is MPSPPNLADPAEAERRRTLLGLSHAAPLARHAEKLRREGLPGDAVPDFDPLDGGTGARLLLLMEKPGPGAARTGFVSQDNPDPTAAAVRRFLGEAGIARADVAIWNTVPFWNGTIRFTAAERARGLAALPATLALLPRLRVTVMVGRQAERARGMLEGRGLHLATSAHPSGQVRAARPALWAAIPAIWAEAARSLR
- the tuf gene encoding elongation factor Tu, which codes for MAKAKFERTKPHVNIGTIGHVDHGKTTLTAAITKYFGDFRAYDQIDGAPEEKARGITISTAHVEYETDKRHYAHVDCPGHADYVKNMITGAAQMDGAILVVNAADGPMPQTREHILLGRQVGIPTMVVYMNKVDQVDDEELLELVEMEIRELLSSYDYPGDDIPIVKGSALAAMEGRDEAIGENSIRALMEAVDEWIPTPERAVDQPFLMPIEDVFSISGRGTVVTGRVERGVINVGDSIEIVGIRDTKTTTCTGVEMFRKLLDRGEAGDNIGALLRGIDREGVERGQVLCKPGSVKPHTKFEAEAYILTKEEGGRHTPFFANYRPQFYFRTTDVTGTVELPSGTEMVMPGDNLKFNVELIAPIAMEQGLRFAIREGGRTVGAGVVSKIVE